A stretch of Allostreptomyces psammosilenae DNA encodes these proteins:
- a CDS encoding sugar phosphate isomerase/epimerase family protein codes for MPRPVTLFTGQFADLPFEEVCRLASGWGYDGLEIACWGDHFEVDRAVADDSYVRGRREILDRYNLQVFTISCHLTGQAVCDHPIDERHQGILPARLWGDGEAEGVRQRAAEEIKNTARAAAKLGVRTVVGFTGSSIWHTVAMFPPVPPAMIDRGYQDFADRWNPILDVFDSEGVRFAHEVHPGEIAYDYWSTVRALEAVDRREAFGLNFDPSHFVWQDLDPVGFLWDFRDRIYHVDCKESVKQLNGRNGRLGSHLPWGDPRRGWDFVSTGHGDVPWEPVFRMLNSIGYDGPISVEWEDAGMDRLVGGPDALAFIRALTRIEPPKQSFDAAFSSGD; via the coding sequence ATGCCGCGCCCCGTCACCCTGTTCACCGGCCAGTTCGCCGACCTGCCGTTCGAGGAGGTGTGCCGGCTCGCCTCCGGTTGGGGCTACGACGGTCTGGAGATCGCGTGCTGGGGCGACCACTTCGAGGTGGACCGCGCGGTGGCGGACGACTCCTACGTCCGCGGGCGGCGCGAGATCCTCGACCGCTACAACCTGCAGGTCTTCACGATCTCCTGTCACCTCACCGGCCAGGCGGTGTGCGACCACCCCATCGACGAGCGCCACCAGGGCATCCTGCCCGCGCGCCTGTGGGGCGACGGCGAGGCGGAGGGCGTGCGGCAGCGCGCCGCGGAGGAGATCAAGAACACCGCCCGCGCCGCGGCCAAGCTCGGCGTGCGCACCGTGGTCGGCTTCACCGGCTCGTCGATCTGGCACACCGTCGCCATGTTCCCCCCGGTCCCACCGGCCATGATCGACCGCGGCTACCAGGACTTCGCCGACCGCTGGAACCCGATCCTCGACGTCTTCGACTCCGAGGGCGTGCGCTTCGCCCACGAGGTGCACCCGGGGGAGATCGCCTACGACTACTGGTCCACCGTGCGCGCGCTGGAGGCCGTCGACCGCCGGGAGGCGTTCGGCCTCAACTTCGACCCCAGCCACTTCGTCTGGCAGGACCTCGACCCGGTCGGCTTCCTGTGGGACTTCCGCGACCGGATCTACCACGTGGACTGCAAGGAGTCGGTCAAGCAGCTCAACGGGCGCAACGGCCGCCTCGGCTCCCACCTGCCCTGGGGCGACCCGCGGCGCGGCTGGGACTTCGTCTCCACCGGCCACGGCGACGTGCCGTGGGAGCCGGTGTTCCGGATGCTCAACTCCATCGGCTACGACGGCCCGATCAGCGTCGAGTGGGAGGACGCCGGCATGGACCGCCTCGTGGGTGGGCCCGACGCCCTCGCCTTCATCCGCGCCCTCACCCGGATCGAGCCGCCCAAGCAGTCCTTCGACGCCGCGTTCAGCTCCGGCGACTGA
- a CDS encoding ThuA domain-containing protein, whose protein sequence is MSEVTTARRLRVTVWNENVHETTRPAVAERYPDGIHGAVASAIVEHHGDAVSVRTATLDEPEHGLTEEVLAATDVLVWWGNRAHHRVADEVAERVQRHVLAGMGFVPLHSAHWSKPFVRLMGTTCTLNWRSAEDRELVWTVAPGHPVAAGVPSPVVIDRQEMYGEPFDVPQPDELVFISSFSGGEVFRSGCAYRRGSGRIFYFSPGDQDYPVYDHPDVRRVIANAVAWSAPTGERRPPELRRRETGWFEEKG, encoded by the coding sequence ATGTCCGAGGTCACCACCGCCCGCCGGCTGCGGGTCACCGTGTGGAACGAGAACGTCCACGAGACCACCAGGCCGGCGGTGGCCGAACGGTATCCCGACGGCATTCACGGGGCGGTGGCCTCCGCCATCGTCGAACACCACGGTGACGCGGTCTCCGTGCGTACCGCGACGCTGGACGAACCGGAGCACGGCCTGACCGAGGAGGTGCTGGCCGCCACCGACGTGCTGGTCTGGTGGGGCAACCGAGCCCACCATCGGGTCGCCGACGAGGTCGCCGAGCGGGTGCAGCGGCACGTGCTGGCCGGCATGGGGTTCGTTCCGCTGCACTCCGCGCACTGGTCCAAGCCGTTCGTCCGGCTGATGGGCACCACCTGCACGCTGAACTGGCGCAGCGCCGAGGACCGTGAGCTCGTGTGGACGGTGGCGCCCGGCCATCCCGTCGCGGCCGGGGTGCCGAGCCCCGTCGTGATCGACCGCCAGGAGATGTACGGGGAGCCGTTCGACGTGCCGCAGCCGGACGAACTCGTCTTCATCAGTTCCTTCTCCGGCGGCGAGGTGTTCCGCTCCGGCTGCGCCTACCGCCGCGGCAGCGGGCGGATCTTCTACTTCAGCCCCGGCGACCAGGACTACCCCGTCTACGACCACCCGGACGTGCGCCGGGTGATCGCCAACGCCGTCGCCTGGAGCGCCCCCACCGGCGAACGCCGCCCGCCCGAGCTGCGCCGCCGGGAGACCGGCTGGTTCGAGGAGAAGGGCTGA
- a CDS encoding Gfo/Idh/MocA family protein produces the protein MTDRKKTLRVGIVGYSFMGAAHSQAWRTAGRFFDLPLRPEMVVLCGRDATAAEAAAERMGWQEVTTDWRSLVERDDIDVIDICTPGDSHAEIALAALAAGKHVFCEKPLANSVSDAEAMSRAAREAAERGVRSMVGFNYRRVPAAAFARRLVAEGRLGRIHHVRAVYLQDWIVDPEFPLVWRLQREHAGSGALGDLASHIVDLAEYITGDRIAGVSGITETFVKERPIASASSGLAATGGESRGPVTVDDAALFLARTHGGAVGTFEATRFASGRKNAARIEVNGSAGSVSFDVESLNELWFHDHTEDARTGGFRRILVTEPEHPYAGAWWPAGHGLGYEHTFTHEVVDFVRDIADGRDPSPSFADGLRVQRVLDAVERSAADQARWQEIPA, from the coding sequence ATGACCGACCGTAAGAAGACGCTGCGTGTGGGAATCGTCGGGTACTCGTTCATGGGTGCGGCCCACTCCCAGGCGTGGCGCACCGCCGGACGGTTCTTCGACCTCCCGCTGCGACCGGAGATGGTCGTCCTGTGCGGTCGCGACGCGACCGCCGCCGAGGCCGCAGCCGAACGGATGGGGTGGCAGGAGGTCACCACCGACTGGCGCTCCCTGGTCGAACGGGACGACATCGACGTCATCGACATCTGCACGCCCGGCGACAGCCATGCGGAGATAGCGCTCGCCGCCCTGGCCGCGGGCAAGCACGTCTTCTGTGAGAAGCCGCTGGCGAACTCGGTCTCCGACGCCGAGGCGATGAGCCGTGCCGCCCGGGAGGCCGCCGAGCGGGGGGTGCGCAGCATGGTCGGGTTCAACTACCGACGGGTCCCCGCCGCCGCGTTCGCCAGGCGCCTGGTCGCCGAGGGCAGGCTCGGCCGGATCCACCACGTCCGGGCCGTCTACCTGCAGGACTGGATCGTCGACCCCGAGTTCCCGCTGGTGTGGCGGCTCCAGCGGGAGCACGCCGGGTCGGGGGCCCTCGGGGACCTGGCCTCGCACATCGTCGACCTCGCGGAGTACATCACCGGAGACCGGATCGCCGGGGTCAGCGGGATCACCGAGACCTTCGTGAAGGAGCGCCCGATCGCCTCCGCCTCCAGCGGGCTGGCGGCGACCGGGGGTGAGTCCCGCGGGCCCGTGACGGTGGACGACGCCGCCCTGTTCCTGGCCCGGACGCACGGCGGCGCGGTCGGGACGTTCGAGGCCACCCGCTTCGCGTCGGGGCGGAAGAACGCCGCCCGGATCGAGGTCAACGGCAGTGCCGGCAGTGTGAGCTTCGACGTGGAGTCCCTCAACGAGCTGTGGTTCCACGACCACACCGAGGACGCCCGCACGGGGGGATTCCGCCGGATCCTCGTCACCGAACCGGAGCACCCCTACGCCGGCGCCTGGTGGCCGGCCGGCCACGGGCTCGGCTACGAGCACACCTTCACCCACGAGGTGGTCGACTTCGTCCGGGACATCGCCGACGGGCGGGATCCGAGCCCTTCGTTCGCCGACGGGCTGCGCGTCCAGCGCGTCCTCGACGCGGTGGAGCGTTCCGCCGCGGACCAGGCGCGGTGGCAGGAGATCCCCGCGTAG
- a CDS encoding ThuA domain-containing protein, with the protein MVAAALAVPGAASVASAHPGHGDETFNALVFSKTAGFRHSSIPAGIAAIEALGAEHGFEVTATEDAAVFNDADLAQYEVVIWLSTTGDVLNDDQQAAFERYIRAGGGYAGVHAASDTEYDWPWYGELVGAYFASHPAQQDASVKVEDHAHPSTAHLPTRWERHDEWYDYRSNPRGDVHVLASLDEGSYTGGRMGAEHPIAWCQNYDGGRSWYTGMGHGDASFSDPQFLEHLLGGIRTAAGVADADCSASLTEGFEKVTLDDNTSNPMELAIAEDGRVFYIDRNGAVRIVHTNGSVVTAGTLSVYTGQEFGLLGLALDPGFAENGWLYLYYSPAGTESVDRVSRFTLQGDTLDMASEEVLLEIDVQREQCCHAGGALEFDTQGNLYIATGDNTNPFGSPTDGYAPLDEREGRAAWDAQATSANSAVLNGKILRITPQPDGTYTVPEGNLFPPGTEKTRAEIFAMGFRNPFRIGIDPTTDRLFVADYGPDAGSVNPSRGPDGRVEWNIVDEPGFYGWPYCVGANTPYNDLDYATGTAGAPFDCAAPVNDSPHNTGVQQLPAAVPAELWMGKSTSGVPEIGGSGAPLTSGAYQYDAELNSARKWPAYFDGKVVWADWNDSRMFSLQLDEDRTGVSDVSRMLEGMAFTRPHALQFGPDGALYVIEWGSGFGGNNTDSGVYRIDYVTGNRAPVAQFTTDRTSGPLPLEVRFDSSESHDPDGTPVTVSWDFDGDGTEDSTEAAPTHTYTEAGRYTARLTVTDAHGRSAVSNLEIVAGNTAPTIEVQAPANGGFFEFGDTIAYEVTVTDPEDGEVDCQEVVVQPGLGHDEHSHGYEQYRGCTGVFPLPGDEGHTGANIFGTVTVTYTDHGAGDAPALTSQAVLVLQPKHREAEYFDTTGRLSSAPSGGEPGVRAETTGDTAGGGQNIGYIEDGDWWAWDPANLTNIEEVSLRAASPTAGATVEVRTGDPETGPTVATIQVEPTGAWQTYQDFRAAVSGETATSSGPLYFVKTTGELNVNWVDFVGRGVTENQRPDVRLTADPVRGTAPLEVDFSAEASDPDGDALSYAWTFGDGGTATGADTTHTYTRAGEYRAQVTVTDARGARSSQSVAIQVEGGNETNPCLTGRSDGFDGTALDGDRWTVIRENQDLAVRDGHLVLPLTATDIYGTGNSGTPNIVLQPLPDGAWQATAKVTLPARLAYQQAGLIVYGDDDNYAKMVMQGRSTGDPSADSRIFQFIREEAGNPGEVAESNTAALGADFPDTFFVRFTSDGENLRASYSADGATFVDMPQTKALAGIENPRIGLFGLANRAEALPVTATVDYFHITPDDTATAPEPSDEFDGTELDACRWTGVVRPDAAARQVADGALRIDTSDGDIYEGTATDPKNLVLQPAPTGDWTIETKVDASALDERYQQAGLMAYADDGTYVKFDYLVTNAPGEPVTRGIELRSEVDDTIVQPAPNASPAPTQGVWHLRLNKTGDTYTGSYSADGQTWTTLPAVTNSGLGDGARFGVFALGGEQTASKPALFDYFRVLDEDTTAPAVELTTDPAEPTGENGWWTGPVTVTATATDDGDGQVYTEYRIGDGAWGEYTAPITLTDDGEHAVEVRASDTAGNVSETVSTVVTIDATAPTVNLSGITAGDELGLADIVETEVASQDAGSGVADVAISVDGTAVESPVRLDPATLGLGEHVLAATVTDAAGNTTEVFTPFTVVATFDGAIALVERLVTEERIDDRRGDRLIRHLSDAEARSAEGKARQAVRELDKFDDLTGRLDDTEARDLLRSVSEALRGQL; encoded by the coding sequence GTGGTGGCGGCGGCACTGGCGGTGCCCGGTGCCGCCTCGGTCGCCTCGGCCCATCCCGGCCACGGCGACGAGACGTTCAACGCCCTGGTGTTCAGCAAGACGGCGGGCTTCCGCCACAGTTCCATCCCCGCCGGGATCGCCGCGATCGAGGCGCTCGGGGCCGAGCACGGCTTCGAGGTGACGGCCACCGAGGACGCGGCGGTGTTCAACGACGCCGACCTGGCCCAGTACGAGGTCGTCATCTGGCTGTCGACGACCGGCGACGTGCTGAACGACGATCAGCAGGCCGCGTTCGAGCGGTACATCCGCGCCGGTGGCGGGTACGCGGGTGTCCACGCGGCGTCGGACACCGAGTACGACTGGCCGTGGTACGGCGAGCTGGTGGGGGCGTACTTCGCCAGCCATCCCGCCCAGCAGGACGCCTCGGTGAAGGTGGAGGACCACGCGCACCCGTCCACCGCCCACCTTCCGACGCGGTGGGAGCGGCACGACGAGTGGTACGACTACCGCTCCAACCCGCGCGGCGACGTGCACGTGCTGGCCTCGCTGGACGAGGGCTCGTACACCGGCGGCAGGATGGGCGCGGAGCACCCGATCGCCTGGTGCCAGAACTACGATGGCGGCCGATCCTGGTACACCGGCATGGGCCACGGCGACGCCTCCTTCAGCGACCCGCAGTTCCTGGAGCACCTGCTGGGCGGCATCCGCACCGCCGCCGGGGTCGCGGACGCCGACTGCTCCGCGTCCCTGACCGAGGGCTTCGAGAAGGTCACCCTCGACGACAACACCAGCAACCCGATGGAGCTGGCGATCGCCGAGGACGGCCGGGTCTTCTACATCGACCGGAACGGCGCGGTGCGCATCGTGCACACCAACGGATCGGTCGTCACCGCCGGCACCCTGTCGGTGTACACCGGCCAGGAGTTCGGCCTGCTGGGCCTCGCCCTGGACCCGGGATTCGCCGAGAACGGCTGGCTGTACCTGTACTACTCGCCCGCCGGCACCGAGAGCGTCGACCGGGTCTCCCGGTTCACCCTCCAGGGCGACACGCTGGACATGGCGAGCGAAGAGGTGCTGCTGGAGATCGACGTCCAGCGCGAGCAGTGCTGCCACGCCGGCGGCGCGCTGGAGTTCGACACCCAGGGCAACCTCTACATCGCGACCGGCGACAACACCAACCCGTTCGGCTCGCCGACCGACGGCTACGCGCCGCTGGACGAGCGTGAGGGGCGCGCGGCCTGGGACGCGCAGGCGACCTCGGCGAACAGCGCCGTCCTGAACGGCAAGATCCTGCGGATCACCCCGCAGCCGGACGGCACCTACACCGTGCCGGAGGGCAACCTCTTCCCGCCGGGCACCGAGAAGACCCGCGCCGAGATCTTCGCCATGGGCTTCCGCAACCCCTTCCGGATCGGCATCGACCCGACGACGGACCGGCTGTTCGTCGCGGACTACGGTCCGGACGCCGGCAGCGTCAACCCGTCCCGGGGGCCGGACGGCCGCGTGGAGTGGAACATCGTCGACGAGCCCGGCTTCTACGGCTGGCCCTACTGCGTCGGCGCCAACACCCCCTACAACGACCTGGACTACGCGACCGGCACCGCCGGCGCGCCGTTCGACTGCGCCGCGCCGGTCAACGACTCCCCGCACAACACCGGTGTGCAGCAGCTGCCCGCGGCCGTCCCGGCCGAGCTGTGGATGGGCAAGTCCACCAGCGGCGTCCCGGAGATCGGCGGCAGCGGCGCGCCGCTGACCAGCGGTGCCTACCAGTACGACGCCGAGCTGAACTCCGCCCGCAAGTGGCCCGCCTACTTCGACGGCAAGGTGGTCTGGGCGGACTGGAACGACAGCCGGATGTTCTCGCTCCAGCTCGACGAGGACCGCACCGGGGTGTCGGACGTGTCCCGGATGCTGGAGGGGATGGCGTTCACCCGCCCGCACGCCCTGCAGTTCGGCCCCGACGGGGCGCTGTACGTCATCGAGTGGGGCAGCGGCTTCGGCGGCAACAACACCGACTCGGGCGTCTACCGCATCGACTACGTCACCGGCAACCGCGCCCCGGTCGCCCAGTTCACCACCGACCGCACCTCCGGACCGCTGCCACTGGAGGTCCGCTTCGACTCCTCCGAGTCCCACGACCCGGACGGCACACCGGTCACCGTCTCCTGGGACTTCGACGGTGACGGAACCGAGGACAGCACCGAGGCGGCGCCGACGCACACCTACACCGAGGCCGGCCGCTACACCGCACGGCTGACGGTCACGGACGCCCACGGCCGCAGCGCGGTGTCCAACCTGGAGATCGTGGCGGGCAACACCGCGCCGACCATCGAGGTGCAGGCCCCGGCGAACGGCGGGTTCTTCGAGTTCGGCGACACCATCGCCTACGAGGTGACGGTGACCGACCCGGAGGACGGCGAGGTGGACTGCCAGGAGGTGGTGGTCCAGCCCGGGCTCGGGCACGACGAGCACTCCCACGGCTACGAGCAGTACCGCGGCTGCACCGGCGTGTTCCCGCTGCCGGGCGATGAGGGACACACCGGCGCCAACATCTTCGGCACCGTCACGGTCACCTACACCGACCACGGGGCCGGCGACGCGCCGGCGCTGACCAGCCAGGCGGTGCTGGTGCTCCAGCCGAAGCACCGCGAGGCCGAGTACTTCGACACCACCGGCCGTCTGAGCTCCGCCCCGAGCGGGGGCGAGCCGGGCGTGCGGGCCGAGACCACCGGCGACACCGCGGGCGGCGGGCAGAACATCGGGTACATCGAGGACGGCGACTGGTGGGCCTGGGACCCCGCCAACCTCACCAACATCGAAGAGGTGAGCCTGCGGGCCGCCTCGCCGACCGCCGGGGCCACCGTCGAGGTCCGCACCGGCGACCCGGAGACCGGACCCACGGTCGCCACCATCCAGGTCGAGCCCACCGGAGCCTGGCAGACCTACCAGGACTTCCGTGCCGCGGTGAGCGGTGAGACGGCGACCAGCAGCGGCCCGCTGTACTTCGTCAAGACCACCGGCGAGCTCAACGTCAACTGGGTGGACTTCGTCGGCCGGGGCGTCACCGAGAACCAGCGCCCCGACGTGCGGCTGACGGCCGATCCGGTGCGCGGCACCGCGCCCCTGGAGGTCGACTTCTCCGCCGAGGCGAGCGACCCGGACGGCGACGCCCTCTCCTACGCCTGGACCTTCGGCGACGGCGGCACCGCCACCGGAGCCGACACCACCCACACCTACACCCGGGCCGGAGAGTACCGGGCACAGGTGACCGTCACCGACGCCCGCGGCGCGCGCTCCTCGCAGTCCGTCGCCATCCAGGTCGAGGGCGGGAACGAGACCAACCCCTGCCTGACCGGCCGCTCGGACGGCTTCGACGGGACCGCGCTGGACGGTGACCGGTGGACCGTGATCCGGGAGAACCAGGACCTCGCCGTGCGCGACGGCCACCTCGTCCTCCCGCTGACCGCCACCGACATCTACGGCACGGGCAACAGCGGCACGCCGAACATCGTGCTCCAGCCGCTGCCCGACGGGGCCTGGCAGGCCACCGCCAAGGTCACCCTCCCGGCGCGCCTGGCCTACCAGCAGGCCGGTCTGATCGTCTACGGCGACGACGACAACTACGCCAAGATGGTGATGCAGGGGCGCTCCACCGGTGACCCCTCCGCCGACAGCCGGATCTTCCAGTTCATCAGGGAGGAAGCGGGCAACCCGGGCGAGGTGGCCGAGAGCAACACCGCCGCGCTCGGCGCGGACTTCCCGGACACCTTCTTCGTCCGCTTCACCAGCGACGGGGAGAACCTGCGGGCCTCCTACAGCGCGGACGGCGCGACGTTCGTGGACATGCCGCAGACCAAGGCGCTGGCCGGCATCGAGAACCCGCGCATCGGCCTGTTCGGCCTGGCCAACCGCGCCGAGGCGCTGCCGGTGACCGCGACCGTCGACTACTTCCACATCACCCCCGACGACACCGCCACCGCGCCGGAACCGAGCGACGAGTTCGACGGTACCGAACTCGACGCCTGCCGCTGGACCGGCGTCGTCCGACCCGACGCGGCCGCCCGCCAGGTCGCCGACGGCGCCCTGCGCATCGACACCAGCGACGGCGACATCTACGAGGGCACCGCGACCGACCCGAAGAACCTCGTCCTCCAGCCCGCCCCGACCGGCGACTGGACCATCGAGACCAAGGTCGACGCCTCCGCCCTCGACGAGCGCTACCAGCAGGCCGGCCTGATGGCCTACGCCGACGACGGCACCTACGTCAAGTTCGACTACCTCGTGACCAACGCACCCGGTGAACCGGTCACCCGCGGGATCGAGCTGCGCAGCGAGGTCGACGACACCATCGTCCAACCCGCGCCCAACGCCTCACCCGCCCCCACCCAGGGCGTGTGGCACCTGCGCCTGAACAAGACCGGTGACACCTACACCGGCTCCTACAGCGCCGACGGGCAGACCTGGACCACCCTGCCCGCGGTCACCAACAGCGGTCTCGGCGACGGCGCCCGCTTCGGGGTCTTCGCCCTCGGCGGCGAGCAGACCGCCTCCAAGCCCGCGCTGTTCGACTACTTCCGCGTCCTCGACGAGGACACCACCGCCCCCGCCGTCGAGCTCACCACCGACCCCGCCGAACCCACCGGCGAGAACGGCTGGTGGACCGGCCCCGTCACGGTGACCGCCACCGCGACCGACGACGGGGACGGCCAGGTGTACACCGAGTACCGGATCGGCGACGGAGCCTGGGGCGAGTACACCGCACCGATCACCCTGACGGACGACGGCGAACACGCCGTGGAGGTCCGCGCCAGCGACACCGCCGGCAACGTCTCCGAGACCGTCTCCACGGTGGTCACGATCGACGCCACCGCCCCGACGGTGAACCTCAGCGGCATCACGGCCGGCGACGAGCTCGGCCTCGCCGACATCGTGGAGACCGAGGTGGCGTCGCAGGACGCCGGCTCGGGGGTGGCGGACGTCGCGATCAGCGTCGACGGCACCGCCGTGGAGTCGCCCGTCCGCCTGGACCCGGCCACCCTGGGCCTCGGCGAACACGTCCTCGCGGCGACGGTGACCGACGCCGCGGGCAACACCACGGAGGTGTTCACCCCCTTCACCGTGGTGGCCACCTTCGACGGTGCCATCGCCCTGGTCGAACGCCTCGTGACCGAGGAGCGGATCGACGATCGGCGCGGCGACCGCCTGATCCGGCACCTGTCCGACGCCGAGGCACGCAGCGCCGAGGGCAAGGCCAGGCAGGCCGTCCGGGAGCTCGACAAGTTCGACGACCTGACCGGGCGCCTGGACGACACCGAAGCCCGCGACCTGCTGCGGTCGGTGTCCGAGGCACTGCGCGGCCAGCTCTGA
- a CDS encoding sugar ABC transporter ATP-binding protein: MPLSSVPPDPPPGTNSSGALLEMSGIIKTFPGVRALDGVDLDVRPGEVHCLLGQNGAGKSTLIKVLAGAHQPDGGRILWRGEPTSFPTPIAAMRQGIATMYQELDLVESLSVADNVFLGHEPSTGGFLRPAAARQAARELLARLGHPEISPDRLVEDLPAAAKQVVSMARALSHDVRLIVMDEPSAVLDDEEVANLFRIVADLTANNVAVVYISHRLEEIRRIGDRITVIKDGRTVARGLPARETPTAEMVALMTGHAVEHVFPERPATPRPADTPPRLSVRGLSRQGEFHDVDLDIRPGEIVGLAGLVGAGRSEILETIYGARKPSAGQVLVDGKRLRPGSVPAAVRAGLGLAPEERKAQALLTLESVTRNVSISSLDRYSRWGWVDRAAEEREARKHTRELVLRPDDPGRPIRTLSGGNQQKAVLARWLLRGCRVLLLDEPTRGVDVGARAELYAVIRRLADEGLAVLLVSSEVPEVLGLADRVLVLREGRVVHTAPATELDEHRVLDLVMEGSHS, from the coding sequence ATGCCCCTCTCCTCCGTACCCCCCGATCCGCCTCCCGGCACGAATTCCTCCGGGGCCCTGCTGGAAATGTCCGGGATCATCAAGACATTCCCCGGAGTGCGCGCCCTGGACGGCGTCGACCTCGATGTGCGGCCGGGTGAAGTGCACTGCCTGTTGGGGCAGAACGGCGCGGGGAAGTCCACCCTGATCAAGGTCCTCGCGGGTGCCCACCAGCCGGACGGCGGTCGCATCCTGTGGCGCGGCGAGCCCACGTCCTTCCCGACGCCCATCGCCGCGATGCGGCAGGGCATCGCCACGATGTACCAGGAACTGGACCTCGTCGAGAGCCTGTCGGTCGCCGACAACGTCTTCCTGGGCCACGAACCGTCCACCGGGGGCTTCCTGCGGCCCGCCGCCGCCCGGCAGGCGGCCCGCGAACTGCTCGCGCGCCTCGGCCACCCGGAGATCTCCCCGGACCGACTGGTGGAGGACCTCCCGGCGGCGGCCAAGCAGGTCGTCAGCATGGCCCGGGCGCTCTCCCACGACGTGCGGCTGATCGTCATGGACGAGCCGTCCGCCGTCCTCGACGACGAGGAGGTGGCCAACCTCTTCCGCATCGTGGCCGACCTGACGGCCAACAACGTGGCCGTGGTCTACATCTCGCACCGGCTGGAGGAGATCCGCCGGATCGGCGACCGGATCACGGTGATCAAGGACGGCCGCACCGTGGCGCGCGGCCTCCCGGCGCGGGAGACCCCGACGGCCGAGATGGTCGCCCTGATGACCGGGCACGCGGTCGAGCACGTCTTCCCCGAGCGCCCGGCCACCCCGCGCCCGGCCGACACCCCTCCCCGGCTCAGCGTGCGCGGCCTGTCCCGGCAGGGCGAGTTCCACGACGTCGACCTCGACATCCGTCCGGGCGAGATCGTCGGTCTCGCCGGTCTCGTCGGCGCTGGGCGCTCCGAGATCCTGGAGACCATCTACGGGGCCCGCAAGCCGTCCGCCGGGCAGGTACTGGTCGACGGCAAGCGGCTTCGTCCCGGCAGCGTCCCCGCTGCGGTGCGGGCCGGCCTCGGCCTGGCTCCCGAGGAGCGCAAGGCGCAGGCGCTGCTCACCCTGGAGTCCGTCACCCGCAACGTGTCGATCAGCTCACTCGACCGCTACTCCCGTTGGGGATGGGTCGACCGGGCGGCGGAGGAGCGCGAGGCCCGGAAGCACACCCGCGAACTCGTGCTGCGCCCGGACGACCCGGGGCGTCCCATCCGCACCCTGTCGGGCGGCAACCAGCAGAAGGCCGTGCTCGCCCGCTGGTTGCTGCGCGGCTGCCGGGTGCTGCTCCTGGACGAGCCCACCCGCGGGGTCGACGTCGGCGCCCGGGCCGAGCTCTACGCCGTGATCCGGCGGCTCGCCGACGAAGGGCTCGCGGTGCTGCTCGTCTCCAGCGAGGTTCCCGAAGTCCTCGGTCTCGCCGACCGCGTCCTCGTCCTGCGCGAAGGCCGCGTCGTCCACACCGCCCCCGCCACGGAGCTCGACGAGCACCGCGTGCTCGACCTCGTCATGGAAGGCAGCCACTCGTGA
- a CDS encoding ABC transporter permease: protein MTSDTASKTVRPPRPEGGDPGDRSRPRPSATPLAALTARLDLRIVTLLGVLAALAVVGVVTRPEQFFTTDNLVLILTQSSIIGVVTVGMTFVMIGGGIDLSVGAIVALATVWATTVATQQYGLFGVAFTAVVVALVCGLINGLLVSYGRMVPFIATLAMLASARGMALQISGGTTQVVDIPALLELGYRESYVLGIPPLVLIFGAVTAIGWLVLNRTTFGRRAFAVGGNPEAARLAGIRIERTRLALYLISGLCCGIAAFMLIVLTGSGQNTNGNLYELDAIAAAIIGGTLLSGGRGTIVGSVLGVLIFTTITNIFALNNLQTDVQQIARGIIIVAAVLIQRRTARGKA, encoded by the coding sequence GTGACCAGCGACACCGCTTCGAAGACCGTCCGCCCGCCGCGGCCGGAAGGCGGCGACCCCGGGGACAGATCCCGCCCCAGACCGTCCGCCACGCCGCTCGCCGCGCTCACCGCCCGCCTGGACCTGCGCATCGTCACCCTCCTCGGCGTGCTGGCCGCCCTCGCGGTCGTCGGGGTGGTCACCCGCCCCGAGCAGTTCTTCACCACCGACAACCTGGTGCTGATCCTGACCCAGTCGTCGATCATCGGCGTGGTCACCGTCGGGATGACGTTCGTGATGATCGGCGGCGGCATCGACCTGTCGGTCGGCGCCATCGTGGCACTGGCCACGGTGTGGGCGACCACGGTGGCCACTCAGCAGTACGGCCTCTTCGGCGTGGCGTTCACCGCCGTCGTCGTGGCGCTCGTCTGCGGACTGATCAACGGCCTGCTGGTCTCGTACGGCCGCATGGTGCCCTTCATCGCCACCCTCGCCATGCTGGCCTCCGCCCGGGGCATGGCCCTGCAGATCAGCGGCGGCACCACCCAGGTCGTGGACATCCCCGCCCTGCTGGAGCTCGGCTACCGCGAGAGCTACGTGCTCGGCATCCCGCCCCTGGTGCTGATCTTCGGGGCGGTCACCGCGATCGGCTGGCTGGTGCTGAACCGCACCACCTTCGGGCGCCGCGCCTTCGCGGTGGGCGGCAACCCCGAGGCGGCACGGCTCGCCGGCATCCGGATCGAGCGCACCCGGCTGGCCCTCTACCTGATCTCCGGGCTCTGCTGCGGCATCGCCGCCTTCATGCTCATCGTGCTCACCGGCTCCGGCCAGAACACCAACGGCAACCTCTACGAACTCGACGCCATCGCCGCGGCCATCATCGGCGGCACGCTGCTCAGCGGCGGACGCGGAACGATCGTCGGCTCCGTCCTCGGCGTCCTGATCTTCACGACGATCACCAACATCTTCGCGCTGAACAACCTGCAGACCGACGTCCAGCAGATCGCCCGAGGAATCATCATCGTCGCCGCCGTCCTCATCCAGCGCCGGACCGCACGCGGCAAGGCCTGA